From Ignatzschineria sp. RMDPL8A, a single genomic window includes:
- a CDS encoding acetamidase/formamidase family protein has protein sequence MKTLSRRDALIYAFSPDNPAKMTINSGDTIAIETYDCFENQVSESQPLDKMDWDRVNPATGPIYINGAEPGDILQAEIIAIDIADTGVMVTGPGIGIMGHKVETMTQKSIPIKDGFALFDDKVKIPLNKMVGVIGVAPKEGSINCGVPDQHGGNMDTKLIKEGATLYLPIFQKGALFALGDLHAAMGDGEIGVSGLEIEGKVTVKLTVIKGKSITDPVIELPEKLAFLSSKETLDEAIKTATDLAVTFLHERSGLSIADATMLMSAASDAEICQIVDPLLTARFVIPRYILEAYGIEGFIE, from the coding sequence ATGAAGACTTTATCCCGCCGTGATGCGCTGATTTATGCCTTTAGCCCTGATAATCCCGCCAAAATGACCATCAATTCCGGCGACACCATCGCCATTGAAACCTATGACTGTTTTGAAAATCAGGTCAGTGAGAGCCAGCCCCTTGATAAAATGGATTGGGATCGCGTGAATCCGGCAACGGGCCCCATCTATATTAATGGTGCTGAACCTGGGGATATTTTACAAGCGGAGATTATTGCCATCGATATTGCCGATACCGGCGTGATGGTCACTGGCCCGGGGATTGGCATTATGGGACATAAAGTCGAAACGATGACGCAAAAGTCGATCCCGATTAAAGATGGTTTTGCGCTATTTGACGATAAGGTAAAAATCCCGCTCAATAAGATGGTGGGCGTGATTGGCGTTGCTCCAAAAGAAGGCTCAATTAATTGCGGTGTGCCCGATCAGCATGGTGGCAACATGGATACTAAACTGATTAAAGAAGGCGCGACACTCTATCTGCCCATCTTCCAAAAAGGCGCTCTCTTTGCACTGGGCGATCTTCACGCAGCGATGGGCGATGGGGAAATTGGTGTATCAGGGCTTGAAATTGAGGGGAAAGTGACGGTTAAACTCACCGTGATTAAAGGGAAATCGATCACCGATCCTGTGATTGAACTGCCAGAAAAGCTCGCATTTCTCTCCTCAAAAGAGACCCTTGATGAAGCGATTAAAACCGCGACGGATTTAGCGGTTACCTTCTTGCATGAGCGTAGCGGTTTATCCATTGCCGATGCCACTATGCTAATGAGCGCCGCCAGCGATGCGGAGATTTGCCAAATTGTCGATCCGCTCTTAACCGCGCGTTTTGTGATTCCCCGCTATATTTTAGAGGCGTACGGGATTGAAGGGTTTATCGAGTAA
- a CDS encoding YicC/YloC family endoribonuclease, whose amino-acid sequence MLLSMTGFARESQLTDLGMLSIEIRSVNHRYLDPSFRMPELLRNFEPVLREVLAEKISRGKVDISIRLDMDQNPASTLIFNRDLATRIVEIHQETQGLLGDERVLTATELMRFPNVVTTAAPDPEAIKPVLMTLFNNALDALLENRKREGTRILEMLTERLNKMADLVIDAKAQRPTAIEKIKERLLSRLEEIDIEHDPNRFEQELVYVTQRLDVDEEIDRLNAHIEEMRNVFTRNEPVGRRLDFLSQELNREANTLGSKSQDVKLTQIGVDLKVLIEQIREQIQNIE is encoded by the coding sequence ATGTTGTTATCTATGACGGGCTTTGCTCGCGAATCACAGCTGACCGATCTTGGCATGCTTAGCATCGAAATCCGCAGCGTCAATCACCGCTATCTCGACCCTTCGTTTCGAATGCCGGAGCTGCTCCGCAATTTTGAGCCGGTACTCCGTGAAGTGCTCGCTGAGAAGATTTCACGTGGAAAGGTGGATATTTCGATTCGCCTCGACATGGACCAAAACCCGGCATCGACGCTCATTTTTAACCGCGATTTAGCCACTCGCATTGTGGAAATTCATCAAGAAACACAAGGTTTGCTCGGCGATGAGCGCGTATTAACCGCAACCGAATTGATGCGTTTCCCCAATGTGGTAACCACTGCAGCGCCTGATCCTGAAGCGATTAAACCGGTGTTAATGACACTTTTTAATAACGCGCTTGATGCCCTTTTAGAAAATCGTAAACGTGAAGGAACTCGCATTCTTGAGATGCTCACCGAGCGCCTTAATAAGATGGCAGACCTTGTGATTGATGCGAAAGCCCAGCGCCCGACCGCCATTGAAAAAATTAAAGAGCGCCTACTTTCGCGCCTTGAAGAGATCGATATTGAGCACGATCCCAACCGTTTTGAGCAAGAGCTCGTCTATGTGACTCAGCGCCTCGATGTCGATGAGGAGATCGATCGTTTAAACGCTCATATTGAAGAGATGCGCAATGTCTTTACCCGCAATGAACCCGTAGGTCGTCGCTTAGATTTTCTCTCACAAGAGCTCAATCGTGAAGCCAATACCCTTGGCTCAAAATCCCAAGATGTGAAGCTCACCCAGATCGGCGTTGATCTTAAAGTATTGATCGAACAGATCCGCGAACAGATTCAAAACATTGAGTAA
- a CDS encoding M42 family metallopeptidase: protein MKFNPTHTLITLEHLVNRPSPSGDTRAIIHYLKDRFTASGIEFTTTQKGAILVTLKGHDDSKARLLTAHVDTLGAMVKEIKADGRLKLSKLGGFNWNSVEGEYCIIHRHNQLPVRGTILMHQASVHVYKESGELPRNDENIEVRIDAITRSKEETEALGISVGDYVSFDPRFETLDNGFVKSRHLDDKAAVALLIELAEQIASNAITLPYTTYLYISNNEEVGFGGNSAIPANVTEYVAVDMGAIGDGQNSDEFSVSICAKDSSGPYHHGLTSQMRALCSEFKIPHKVDIYPYYGSDASAAIRAGYDLKHALIGPGIDASHSMERTHIDSLHATFNLLVRYVESEMISE from the coding sequence ATGAAATTCAACCCAACGCATACGTTAATTACGCTTGAACATCTGGTGAATCGCCCCAGTCCGTCAGGCGATACGCGTGCAATCATCCACTATTTGAAAGATCGATTCACAGCGTCGGGCATCGAATTTACGACTACGCAAAAGGGCGCGATTTTAGTAACGCTAAAAGGTCATGACGATTCAAAAGCCCGTCTTTTAACCGCTCACGTTGATACCCTGGGCGCGATGGTCAAAGAGATTAAAGCCGATGGTCGCCTTAAACTCTCTAAACTCGGTGGCTTTAATTGGAATAGCGTTGAGGGCGAATATTGCATTATTCATCGCCACAATCAGCTTCCGGTACGCGGCACCATTTTGATGCATCAAGCGTCGGTGCATGTCTATAAAGAGAGTGGCGAGCTACCTCGAAATGATGAGAATATCGAGGTACGCATTGATGCGATCACACGTTCAAAAGAAGAGACCGAAGCGCTCGGCATTTCGGTGGGCGATTATGTGTCGTTCGATCCTCGTTTTGAAACGCTCGATAATGGCTTTGTTAAATCGCGCCATTTAGATGATAAAGCTGCGGTTGCACTTCTAATTGAGCTTGCCGAACAGATCGCTTCAAATGCGATCACCCTGCCCTACACCACCTATCTCTATATCTCCAATAATGAAGAGGTGGGCTTTGGGGGGAACTCCGCAATTCCGGCTAATGTAACGGAATATGTTGCGGTGGATATGGGCGCGATTGGCGATGGGCAAAATTCCGATGAGTTTAGCGTTTCGATCTGCGCGAAAGATTCATCGGGGCCTTATCATCACGGACTCACCTCACAGATGCGCGCACTCTGTAGTGAGTTTAAAATTCCTCATAAAGTCGATATCTATCCCTATTATGGCTCAGACGCCTCGGCGGCAATTCGTGCAGGATACGATCTGAAACATGCGCTCATTGGCCCGGGAATTGATGCCTCACACAGCATGGAGCGCACCCATATTGACTCACTTCACGCGACGTTTAATCTCTTAGTTCGCTATGTGGAAAGTGAGATGATTAGCGAATAA
- a CDS encoding exopolysaccharide biosynthesis polyprenyl glycosylphosphotransferase — protein sequence MTDHFHRRHSRWYEVILFNFWFQLIVGAFFIVLLPHAIRWESLLFNQAKWNSVQINTLIANGVAFFIAFLVLKKMQQFPGSRSMSYLFPTIATSWLIVIAILLFMREEYARSVLFISFLLANFWAFLGFFIGRKYYKPKLAIVPFGRALELADTKQAVITILDSPDLGKRRYDAIVADLHSTMPDEWQRFLSECTLSHIPVFHTTQLTENLTGRVQLDHLSENIFGHLQPSLFYIGAKRLFDTLVALGFLPLLLPVFLITAILIKLDSKGPIFYNQERIGYRNKIFKMYKFRSMRTDLEGRGFTEGEDDPRITRVGKIIRKYRIDELPQFLNVLKGDMSFIGPRPESLTLSKWYEKDVPFFNYRHIVRPGISGWAQVTQGYAAEVDGMKIKLQYDFYYIKHFSLWLDILIVFKTIRTMLTGFGAR from the coding sequence GTGACGGATCATTTTCATCGTCGCCATTCGCGTTGGTACGAGGTTATTCTGTTTAACTTCTGGTTCCAACTCATTGTTGGCGCCTTTTTTATCGTGCTTCTCCCACATGCGATTCGTTGGGAATCTTTGCTTTTCAATCAAGCAAAGTGGAATTCCGTCCAGATTAATACGCTCATCGCCAATGGCGTTGCTTTTTTTATCGCCTTTTTAGTATTAAAAAAGATGCAACAATTCCCAGGCTCTCGTTCCATGAGCTACCTCTTCCCTACCATCGCAACTAGCTGGCTTATCGTTATCGCCATACTGCTTTTTATGCGCGAAGAGTATGCCCGTAGCGTCCTCTTTATATCGTTTTTACTCGCCAATTTCTGGGCATTTTTAGGGTTTTTCATTGGCCGAAAATATTATAAGCCTAAACTCGCCATCGTCCCCTTTGGTCGCGCACTTGAATTAGCCGATACTAAACAAGCCGTCATCACTATTTTAGATTCCCCCGATCTTGGCAAACGCCGCTATGATGCCATCGTCGCCGATCTTCATTCAACGATGCCCGATGAGTGGCAACGCTTTTTAAGCGAATGCACTCTGTCCCATATTCCTGTCTTTCATACCACACAACTGACTGAAAACCTAACTGGCCGAGTACAGCTCGATCACCTCTCCGAAAATATTTTTGGGCATCTGCAACCTTCCCTCTTTTATATCGGCGCAAAACGCTTATTCGATACACTCGTTGCCCTTGGCTTTTTGCCTTTACTGCTCCCTGTATTTCTCATTACCGCAATTTTAATCAAGCTAGATAGCAAAGGTCCCATTTTTTATAATCAAGAGCGTATTGGTTATCGCAATAAAATATTTAAGATGTATAAATTCCGCAGTATGAGGACCGATTTAGAAGGTCGCGGCTTTACAGAAGGAGAAGACGACCCCAGAATTACGCGAGTAGGTAAAATTATTCGTAAATATCGCATCGATGAATTACCACAGTTTCTTAATGTTTTGAAAGGCGATATGAGCTTTATCGGCCCACGCCCTGAATCTCTAACACTGTCAAAATGGTATGAAAAAGATGTCCCATTCTTCAATTATCGTCATATCGTCAGACCGGGAATCTCCGGCTGGGCACAAGTCACACAAGGCTATGCCGCAGAAGTTGACGGCATGAAAATAAAGCTACAATACGACTTCTACTACATCAAACATTTCTCCCTCTGGCTCGATATTTTAATTGTCTTTAAGACGATTCGAACCATGTTGACGGGATTTGGGGCTAGGTAA
- a CDS encoding DMT family transporter, protein MLQGNRLWGAFLALVASVSWGAMFPVASHSFQYIDTFYFTIFRYIPVALILAVILYKKEGKAAFKTEGRGGAVLFYGVMAFTVYNLFIFWGQDLLGDTGTLLASIMEALCPMISVLLVWGLTRKRPNSFTLGFIGLAFIGVLLVVTKGDLNFMSSIHTQMIPLVILFFGVFGWVVYSMGGDRFPEWSTLRFSTLTLIYGIGTTTVIVLLTSLAGWTEVPTFEGIYAIRYDLLFMIVFPGVIALVGWNEAVRILKPINSLLFITFVPVTTLVIGSIQGYELLMIDYVGTFFIIAALLLNNLHQRYLLRREALRSKQVYSCYERLEKHESLGAIPAINIKRG, encoded by the coding sequence ATGTTACAAGGCAATCGTTTATGGGGTGCGTTTTTAGCACTGGTGGCGAGTGTGTCGTGGGGCGCGATGTTTCCCGTGGCCAGCCACAGTTTCCAATATATTGACACATTCTATTTCACGATTTTCCGTTACATCCCGGTAGCGCTTATTTTAGCGGTGATTCTCTATAAAAAAGAGGGAAAAGCGGCGTTTAAAACGGAAGGTCGTGGCGGGGCGGTGCTCTTTTACGGCGTGATGGCGTTCACCGTTTATAACCTCTTTATCTTCTGGGGGCAGGATCTTTTAGGCGATACCGGAACGCTGTTAGCCTCCATTATGGAAGCCTTATGTCCGATGATTTCGGTGCTCCTTGTGTGGGGATTAACGCGTAAACGCCCCAACAGTTTTACCTTAGGATTTATCGGACTTGCCTTCATCGGCGTACTGCTTGTGGTCACGAAAGGGGATCTCAATTTTATGAGCTCCATTCACACTCAAATGATCCCCTTAGTGATCCTCTTTTTCGGCGTCTTTGGTTGGGTGGTCTACTCAATGGGGGGCGATCGTTTTCCGGAGTGGTCGACGCTGCGTTTCTCCACCTTAACGCTTATTTACGGCATTGGGACGACGACGGTGATTGTACTGTTAACCTCGCTTGCGGGCTGGACCGAGGTGCCAACTTTTGAGGGTATCTACGCGATTCGTTACGATCTACTCTTTATGATTGTCTTTCCCGGTGTGATTGCGCTTGTGGGCTGGAATGAGGCGGTGCGAATCCTAAAACCGATCAATAGCCTGCTTTTTATCACTTTTGTGCCGGTGACAACGCTCGTGATTGGATCGATCCAAGGCTATGAATTATTGATGATCGATTATGTGGGCACCTTCTTTATTATCGCCGCGCTCCTTTTAAATAACCTTCATCAGCGCTATCTATTACGCCGTGAAGCTCTTCGCAGTAAACAAGTGTATAGTTGCTACGAGCGCCTAGAGAAACATGAGTCATTAGGCGCAATTCCTGCGATCAATATCAAACGTGGCTAG
- a CDS encoding PadR family transcriptional regulator, with product MKRLFEYGLEYGLEMERGACRHGSGRMRNVHGKCAGMGGGGRHDGQGGGHGRGHGCGEGSGHGRGKGVGRGRGHGKGHGGSGQCGGNGRGRQGRGAGRFSGARRISADELQNLTLVLLAEKPLHGYQIIKELEELSHGFYKPSPGMIYPVLAFLEESNLALPEVDGAKKLYTITEEGQEIYAQNRADAEALLEWLKAQGQLIDAMETAYEAEKLSPEFPFRDKMQTLRGVLRNKRQVDAETHEAIVQILEETIAKIETL from the coding sequence ATGAAACGATTATTTGAATACGGATTGGAATATGGCCTTGAGATGGAGCGAGGAGCGTGTCGTCATGGCTCAGGCAGGATGCGAAATGTCCATGGAAAATGTGCCGGAATGGGCGGTGGTGGTCGTCACGATGGGCAAGGTGGCGGACATGGACGTGGGCATGGATGTGGTGAAGGATCAGGTCATGGACGTGGCAAAGGAGTGGGGCGTGGTAGAGGTCACGGAAAAGGTCATGGTGGATCCGGTCAATGTGGCGGAAACGGCAGAGGACGACAAGGTCGTGGAGCCGGGCGTTTTAGTGGCGCACGCCGAATTTCAGCGGATGAATTACAGAATTTAACGCTGGTATTACTGGCTGAAAAACCGCTGCATGGCTATCAAATCATCAAAGAGCTCGAGGAGCTGTCGCACGGATTTTATAAACCAAGTCCCGGAATGATCTATCCCGTACTCGCGTTTTTAGAAGAGAGTAATTTAGCATTGCCTGAGGTGGATGGCGCGAAAAAGCTCTACACCATCACCGAGGAAGGCCAAGAGATTTACGCCCAAAATAGAGCCGATGCTGAGGCACTTTTAGAGTGGCTTAAAGCGCAGGGGCAATTGATTGATGCGATGGAAACCGCCTATGAAGCAGAAAAACTCTCTCCAGAATTTCCCTTTAGAGATAAAATGCAGACCCTTCGCGGAGTGCTCCGTAATAAACGACAGGTTGATGCCGAAACGCATGAGGCGATCGTCCAAATATTAGAAGAGACAATTGCTAAGATTGAAACGCTATAA
- the ade gene encoding adenine deaminase — MYTFDDLAKTIDMASTKMDADLLITNCQFVDVYNQVLVDGPVAIGNGRIVGWGDHYRGKEELDAKGGIVMPGLIDGHVHIESSSLTPPQFARTILPFGTTTIIADPHEIANVCGLDGIRYMLNASENLPLDVRLMLPSCVPATPFESAGAVLEAEDLETLIHEERIHGLAEVMDYPSVIGHAKPMIDKILMAKKHDRVIDGHSPGVTGTDLMGYVASGIMTDHECSTPQAMIDRLRMGQYILLREGSTCKDLLNLLPALTPHNMRRCVFCTDDREANDILENGHLTNHLRLAVKAGVDPIMAITMGTLNAAECFRLYDKGAIAPGKDADLVIIDNLTDFRAKHVLVKGQEIARDEKLLVEIDDYIDERVLNTINIAPISENDFALPLTSDTVRAIGVIPKSVVTTLKETHVVKNNAGEFDPKLNGDLNKLAVIERHHATGKIGLGVLSGYGIKNGAIAVSVAHDSHNLVVAGDNDRDMLAAVKDVEAIGGGFSIVQNGEVLAHLPLPVGGLMSNQSAQEVASALEELIRVAREKLALPDTFHPLMTLVFMTLPVIPELKLTSNGLFDVKQFKLVDLCIE; from the coding sequence ATGTATACGTTTGATGATTTAGCCAAAACCATCGATATGGCATCCACCAAAATGGATGCCGATCTTCTTATCACCAACTGCCAATTTGTCGATGTCTATAACCAAGTTTTAGTCGATGGACCTGTGGCGATTGGTAATGGCCGTATTGTCGGCTGGGGCGATCATTATCGCGGGAAAGAGGAGCTCGATGCAAAAGGTGGCATTGTGATGCCTGGGCTCATTGATGGCCACGTTCATATCGAGTCCTCCTCGTTGACGCCGCCGCAATTTGCGCGCACCATTTTACCGTTTGGCACCACAACCATCATCGCAGACCCTCACGAAATCGCCAATGTATGCGGTTTAGATGGGATTCGCTATATGTTAAACGCCTCTGAAAATTTGCCCCTTGATGTTCGTTTAATGCTGCCCTCCTGCGTTCCGGCAACGCCTTTTGAATCCGCAGGCGCAGTTCTTGAAGCGGAGGATTTAGAAACGCTGATTCATGAAGAGCGCATCCATGGACTGGCGGAAGTGATGGATTATCCGAGCGTTATTGGTCATGCAAAACCGATGATCGATAAGATTTTAATGGCGAAAAAGCACGACCGCGTAATCGACGGGCATAGCCCCGGCGTCACCGGCACCGATCTTATGGGCTATGTGGCAAGCGGCATTATGACCGACCATGAATGCTCAACGCCGCAAGCGATGATCGATCGCCTCCGTATGGGGCAATATATTCTGCTGCGTGAAGGCTCGACCTGTAAGGATCTCCTCAATCTTCTGCCGGCGCTCACCCCGCATAATATGCGCCGCTGCGTCTTCTGCACCGATGATCGTGAAGCCAATGACATTCTCGAAAATGGCCATCTGACCAACCATCTTCGCCTTGCGGTAAAGGCCGGTGTTGATCCCATTATGGCAATTACTATGGGCACGTTAAATGCGGCAGAATGCTTTAGACTCTATGATAAAGGCGCGATTGCGCCGGGGAAAGATGCCGATCTTGTCATTATCGATAACCTTACCGATTTCAGGGCAAAACATGTACTTGTGAAGGGGCAAGAGATCGCCCGCGATGAAAAACTCCTCGTTGAGATCGACGATTACATCGATGAACGCGTATTAAATACGATCAATATTGCGCCCATCAGCGAAAACGATTTTGCTCTGCCTCTTACAAGCGACACCGTCCGCGCGATTGGAGTGATTCCGAAAAGTGTTGTCACCACTCTCAAAGAGACGCACGTGGTTAAAAATAACGCGGGGGAATTTGACCCAAAACTCAATGGTGATCTTAATAAACTCGCTGTAATCGAACGCCATCATGCCACAGGAAAGATCGGCTTAGGCGTTTTATCCGGCTATGGCATTAAAAATGGCGCGATTGCCGTTTCCGTCGCCCACGATTCCCACAACTTAGTGGTCGCCGGCGATAATGACCGTGATATGCTCGCCGCGGTAAAAGATGTTGAAGCGATCGGTGGCGGATTTTCCATCGTGCAAAACGGCGAAGTCTTAGCCCATCTCCCCCTTCCCGTTGGTGGCCTGATGTCCAATCAATCAGCGCAAGAGGTGGCGAGTGCTTTAGAAGAACTCATCCGCGTCGCCCGCGAAAAGCTCGCGCTTCCCGACACCTTCCATCCTCTTATGACCCTAGTCTTTATGACACTCCCCGTCATTCCAGAGCTAAAACTCACCTCAAATGGCCTTTTTGATGTTAAGCAGTTCAAGCTCGTCGATCTCTGTATTGAATAG
- a CDS encoding LysR family transcriptional regulator: MDLRDLYIFQTVAKERNISRAAKQLHYVQSNVTTRIKGLEEELGTQLFHRHNRGMELTPEGKKLITYAERITALVDEMKKVMQDDGQPAGNLSIGAVETVIKLPLILSRYNQAYKNVDLSLATGVSEELIDRVLNYKLDGAFITGTARSNHPDLKQYHVFEEELVLVTDLETKTLAEIKERPFLVFGAGCGYRAKLKEWLRDEQIVSSKVMELGTLETILGSVYSGLGVTYLPKSVVAHHEARGLIRCHSLPAKYSRIQTVFICRKDAYQTRSLEAFIEIIEASHDEPTKPAMLPFI, translated from the coding sequence GTGGATTTACGCGATCTCTATATTTTTCAAACAGTTGCTAAAGAACGTAACATTAGCCGCGCGGCAAAACAGCTCCATTATGTGCAATCAAATGTGACAACGCGGATCAAAGGACTTGAAGAGGAACTCGGCACCCAGCTCTTCCATCGGCACAATCGCGGGATGGAATTAACCCCCGAAGGGAAAAAGCTGATCACCTACGCAGAACGCATTACCGCCCTCGTCGATGAGATGAAAAAAGTGATGCAAGATGATGGCCAACCCGCGGGAAATCTCTCCATTGGCGCCGTTGAAACGGTGATTAAATTGCCGCTCATTCTCTCGCGCTATAATCAAGCCTATAAAAATGTGGATCTCTCCCTTGCCACCGGCGTTTCCGAGGAGCTGATCGATCGGGTCTTAAACTATAAGCTCGATGGCGCATTTATCACCGGAACGGCGCGCAGCAATCACCCCGATTTAAAGCAATATCACGTTTTTGAAGAGGAGCTCGTGCTCGTGACCGACCTTGAAACGAAAACTTTAGCAGAGATTAAAGAGCGCCCCTTTTTGGTCTTTGGCGCAGGATGTGGCTATCGGGCAAAACTGAAAGAATGGCTCCGCGATGAGCAGATTGTTTCGTCAAAAGTGATGGAGCTTGGCACGCTCGAAACGATCTTAGGCAGCGTCTATTCAGGGCTTGGCGTAACCTATCTACCAAAATCGGTGGTGGCCCATCATGAAGCCCGCGGGCTTATCAGATGCCACTCTTTACCGGCAAAATATAGCCGCATTCAGACGGTCTTTATCTGCCGAAAAGATGCCTACCAAACCCGCTCGCTTGAAGCCTTTATTGAAATTATTGAGGCGAGCCACGACGAACCAACCAAACCTGCGATGCTACCGTTTATATAA